Proteins encoded in a region of the Polyangiaceae bacterium genome:
- a CDS encoding electron transfer flavoprotein subunit beta/FixA family protein, translating into MKILVPLKRVADPANHNKVKISGASVDTSGLEWQINPFDLYALETALRLTENGKTPKKREGEVIALTIGPKDTETNLRSALATGADRAIRIEAADDALDGALVAAALKKVVEEEKPDVVMLGKQVVDGENNMVGQALAELLDWPMATFAATIQEEADGLLVEREVDGGVAKVKVSLPAVVTVDLRIVSPGSVHSKHTEAGFKYGYEEVRFAPLPAIMQAKKKPLAVKNLADLVGDQKSATTYVKFEAPPARKAGIKVKDVQELVQKLANEAKVI; encoded by the coding sequence GTGAAGATCCTCGTCCCGCTGAAGCGGGTTGCCGATCCGGCAAACCACAACAAGGTCAAAATCTCAGGCGCGAGCGTCGATACCTCGGGTCTGGAATGGCAGATCAACCCCTTCGACCTCTACGCCCTGGAGACCGCTCTGCGTCTCACGGAGAACGGCAAGACGCCGAAGAAGCGCGAAGGTGAAGTGATCGCCCTCACCATCGGTCCCAAGGACACCGAGACGAACCTGCGCTCCGCGCTCGCCACGGGTGCCGACCGCGCGATCCGCATCGAGGCTGCCGATGACGCCCTCGACGGCGCCCTGGTCGCCGCCGCTCTCAAGAAGGTCGTCGAAGAAGAAAAGCCCGACGTGGTCATGCTGGGCAAACAGGTCGTCGACGGCGAGAACAACATGGTCGGCCAGGCCCTGGCCGAACTGCTCGATTGGCCCATGGCCACCTTCGCCGCCACGATCCAAGAAGAAGCCGACGGTCTGCTCGTCGAGCGCGAAGTCGACGGCGGCGTGGCCAAGGTCAAGGTGTCCCTGCCTGCGGTGGTCACCGTGGATCTGCGCATCGTCTCGCCGGGCAGCGTGCACTCGAAGCACACCGAAGCGGGCTTCAAATACGGCTACGAAGAGGTGCGATTCGCCCCCTTGCCCGCCATCATGCAGGCGAAGAAGAAGCCCCTGGCGGTCAAGAACCTCGCCGATCTGGTAGGCGACCAAAAGAGCGCCACCACCTACGTGAAATTCGAAGCCCCGCCCGCCCGCAAGGCAGGCATCAAGGTCAAGGACGTGCAGGAGCTCGTCCAGAAACTCGCCAACGAGGCGAAGGTCATCTGA